Proteins found in one Gopherus flavomarginatus isolate rGopFla2 chromosome 18, rGopFla2.mat.asm, whole genome shotgun sequence genomic segment:
- the PPP6R1 gene encoding serine/threonine-protein phosphatase 6 regulatory subunit 1 isoform X3, whose protein sequence is MFWKFDLHSSSHIETLLERADLTLRELLDEDDVLQECKVVNRRLLDFLVQPQHMEALVTCVTEEPPVELDERLRYKYPSVSCEILTSDVSPITDALGEDEGLLRRLYGFLQGHGVLNPLLASFFSKVMGILINRKTDQIVAFLRKKDDFVSLLLRHIGTSAIMDLLLRLLTCVEQPVLRQDVFNWLNEEKIVQRLIEMIHPSKDDNQHSNASQSLCDIIRLSREQMMQIQDSPEPDQLLATLEKQETVEQLLGNMLAGERDESVIVSGIQVLLTLLEPRRARSEAGGMGSFYCPLEGQLELGPLGSDGSACQASPSTLLALRGYLRDFHQLLIDPPKRPALQMTWGLLDPPLGNTRLQVVKLLGSSLGAGDAGLQEELLGLDALNTMLDLYFKYTYNNFLHAQLEACLSTLLRAGTPAEDSQPPPYSPVVKHLLQKCRLVQRILSAWEENEQTQAAGGQRRGYMGHLTRIANALVQSSEKGPHVALVGQLLKELPEEEQEQWEKFVSGPLAETNKKNVVDLVNMHNLHSSSDDEENDLKEFNFPQEAVLQQAFVDYQMQQVTSAFIDHFGFNDEEFGEQEESVNAHFRQLKSAPFDRTGSLSFSLSADDDSPNSNLFEVCYKERIQQFDDDDSDGEDAWQEKELGYSGGCPKPTGPRSCGSTDSEGSRDSEEEEDAGGGVEGGGGGEAEGASPDLEPAAAPARPPASGGVDTGVAVWDRPGSDASRPPTEGSWALFTETPSAQISRSDAPSGSAEGPHPQEPTSSNVSSGGAAPPEPPRAGSPCESSDLALNGQSVPPPGPAAARPNTEGAPLSTSDAPQRLPGAAAAPKAENSPPQRQQQPAAR, encoded by the exons ATGTTCTGGAAGTTCGACCTGCACTCCAGCTCGCACATCGAGACGCTGCTGGAGCGCGCCGACCTGACGCTGCGCGAGCTGCTGGACGAGGACGATGTGCTGCAGGAGTGCAAGGTGGTGAACCGCCGGCTGCTGGACTTCCTGGTGCAGCCGCAGCACATGGAGGCGCTGGTGACCTGCGTGACCGAGGAGCCCCCCGTCGAGCTGGACGAGCGGCTGCGCTACaa ATACCCCAGCGTGTCGTGCGAGATCCTGACGTCAGACGTGAGCCCGATCACGGATGCGCTGGGCGAGGACGAGGGGCTGCTGCGGCGTCTCTACGGCTTCTTGCAGGGCCACGGGGTCCTGAACCCGCTGCTGGCCAGCTTCTTCAGCAAGGTCATGGGCATCCTCATCAACCGCAAGACAGATCAG ATTGTGGCCTTCCTGCGCAAGAAGGACGATTTCGTGAGCCTGCTGCTGCGGCACATCGGCACCTCGGCCATCATGGACCTGCTGCTGCGCCTGCTGACCTGCGTGGAGCAGCCGGTGCTGCGCCAGGATGTCTTCAAC TGGCTGAACGAGGAGAAGATCGTGCAGAGACTGATCGAGATGATTCACCCCTCAAAAGACGACAAT caacATTCCAACGCCTCCCAGTCCCTGTGTGACATCATCCGTCTGAGCCGGGAGCAGATGATGCAGATCCAGGACAGCCCCGAACCCGACCAGCTGCTGGCCACGCTGGAGAA GCAGGAGACggtggagcagctgctggggaaCATGCTGGCGGGCGAGCGGGACGAGTCCGTCATCGTCAGCGGGATCCAGGTGCTGCTGACGCTGCTGGAGCCGCGCCGAGCCAG GTCCGAGGCTGGGGGGATGGGCAGCTTTTACTGCCCCCTGgaagggcagctggagctggggcctctGGGCTCGGACGGCAGCGCCTGCCAGGCCAGTCCCAGCACCCTGCTGGCCCTCAGAGGTTACCTCCGGGACTTCCACCAGCTGCTGATCGACCCCCCGAAG cggcCAGCCCTGCAGATGACGTGGGGGCTGCTGGACCCGCCGCTGGGGAACACGCGGCTGCAGGTGGTGAAGCTGCTGGGCAGCTCGCTGGGCGCGGGGGACGCggggctgcaggaggagctgctgggcctgGACGCCCTCAACACcatgctg GACCTGTATTTCAAATACACCTACAACAATTTCCTGCACGCCCAGCTGGAGGCGTGTCTGAGCACCCTGCTGCGGGCTGGCACCCCCGCCGAAGACTCGCAGCCCCCACCATACAGCCCCGTCGTCAAGCAT ctgctgcagaaatGCCGCCTGGTGCAACGAATCCTGTCGGCCTGGGAGGAGAACGAGCAGACGCA GGCGGCCGGAGGCCAGCGGAGGGGCTACATGGGCCACCTGACGCGCATCGCCAACGCCCTTGTCCAAAGCTCTGAGAAGGGCCCTCACGTCGCCCTTGTGGGGCAGCTGCTGAAAG AGCTGccggaggaggagcaggagcagtggGAGAAATTTGTCTCGGGGCCCCTGGCAGAGACCAACAAGAAAAACGTGGTGGATCTG GTGAACATGCACAATCTGCACTCATCCAGCGACGACGAGGAAAACGACCTGAAAGAGTTTAACTTCCCCCAGGAGGCCGTGCTGCAGCAG GCCTTTGTGGATTACCAGATGCAGCAGGTGACGTCGGCCTTCATCGACCACTTCGGCTTCAACGACGAGGAATTCGGGGAGCAGGAGGAGAGCGTAAA CGCCCACTTCCGCCAACTCAAGAG CGCCCCCTTCGACAGGACGGGCAGCCTGAGCTTCTCGCTGAGCGCCGACGATGACAGT cCCAACTCCAACCTGTTTGAAGTCTGCTACAAGGAGCGGATCCAGCAGTTTGATGACGACGACTCAGATGGGGAGGACGCCTGGCAGGAGAAGGAGCTGGGCTACTCGGGGGGGTGCCCAAAGCCCACAGGGCCCAG gagctgCGGCAGCACGGACAGCGAGGGCAGCCGGGActcggaggaggaggaagacgcCGGCGGGGGCGTGGAGGGCGGAGGCGGCGGTGAAGCCGAGG GGGCCAGCCCTGACCTGGAGCCTGCAGCTGCCCCCGCTCGGCCCCCCGCCAGCGGCGGGGTGGACACTGGAGTGGCCGTTTGGGACAGGCCCGGCTCGGACGCCTCCCGCCCCCCCACGGAAGGGAGCTGGGCCCTGTTTACAGAGACGCCCTCAGCGCAGATCAG CCGGTCAGATGCCCCGTCAGGCTCTGCCGAGGGACCCCACCCTCAGGAACCGACAAGCAGCAATGTATCTTCGGGGGGAG cagcccccccagagcccccccgtgCAGGATCGCCCTGCGAGAGCAGCGACCTGGCGCTGAACGGCCAATCGGTgcccccgcccggccccgccGCAGCCAGGCCAAA CACGGAAGGGGCCCCCCTGTCTACCTCTGATGCCCCCCAGCGGCTCCCGGGGGCTGCAGCTGCCCCGAAGGCAGAGAACAGCCCcccccagaggcagcagcagccagcagccaggtga